One genomic region from Chlamydia poikilotherma encodes:
- a CDS encoding glucose-6-phosphate isomerase, with protein sequence MDRKGFLESSSTKILQDLAVAPIDLTIPGVISKERIERFSLSVEGFTLSYATERIDEGILSALTDLASERGLIESMQAMQNGEVVNYIDNFPSESRPALHTATRAWVKEISLKGNAEDISLRSKIEAQRLKDFLNKYRDAFTTIVQIGIGGSELGPKALHCALKGCCLSDKRVYFVSNVDPDNAAEVLQEIDCRKTLVVTVSKSGTTLETAVNEELLADHFLKQGLSFREHFIAVTCEGSPMDDTDKYLEVFHIWDSIGGRYSSTSMVGGVVLGFAYGFDTFLQLLEGAAAMDLAALEPRMNENLPLLSAMLGIWNRNFLRYPTSVVVPYATGLEYFPAHLQQCGMESNGKSVAQNGEIISFSTSPIIWGEIGTNSQHSFFQCLHQGSDIVPVEFIGFLENQRGKDIVIAGSSSSQKLFANMVAQSIALAKGRGDTNPNKNFRGNRPSSILVSERLTPYTMGGLLAFYEHKIVFQGFCWGINSFDQEGVTLGKDLANQVLQIMQGHGKEGTLLEAEVLLRLFNDTKNKSDQI encoded by the coding sequence ATGGATAGAAAAGGCTTTTTAGAGAGCTCCTCAACAAAGATATTACAAGATTTAGCTGTGGCGCCTATAGATTTGACAATCCCCGGAGTGATTTCTAAAGAGCGTATAGAAAGATTTTCCTTGTCTGTAGAAGGCTTTACACTAAGTTACGCTACGGAACGTATCGATGAGGGTATTTTATCTGCGTTAACGGATTTAGCTTCTGAACGTGGTCTTATCGAATCTATGCAGGCAATGCAAAATGGAGAAGTTGTTAACTATATCGATAATTTTCCTAGTGAATCTCGACCTGCTTTACATACTGCGACACGTGCATGGGTTAAAGAAATCTCTTTAAAAGGTAATGCCGAGGATATTTCTTTAAGATCAAAAATCGAAGCGCAACGTTTAAAAGATTTTCTTAATAAATATAGGGATGCTTTTACAACTATTGTACAAATTGGAATAGGAGGTTCTGAACTTGGACCTAAAGCTTTACATTGTGCTTTAAAAGGCTGTTGTCTATCAGATAAGAGAGTATATTTCGTCTCTAATGTAGATCCCGACAATGCTGCAGAAGTTTTACAAGAGATAGATTGCCGAAAGACTTTGGTTGTTACTGTATCGAAATCAGGAACTACATTAGAGACTGCTGTTAATGAAGAATTACTAGCAGATCATTTCTTAAAACAAGGATTGAGTTTCAGAGAACATTTCATTGCTGTTACCTGTGAGGGTAGTCCTATGGATGATACGGATAAATATCTTGAAGTTTTCCATATTTGGGATAGTATCGGGGGACGCTATTCTTCCACATCTATGGTTGGTGGAGTTGTTTTAGGCTTTGCCTATGGCTTTGATACGTTTTTACAGCTCCTTGAAGGAGCTGCGGCTATGGATTTGGCAGCTTTAGAACCTCGTATGAATGAGAATCTCCCTTTATTATCAGCAATGTTAGGTATCTGGAATCGTAATTTTTTACGTTATCCTACTTCTGTTGTGGTTCCTTATGCTACAGGATTAGAATATTTTCCCGCCCATTTACAGCAATGCGGTATGGAATCTAATGGGAAGAGTGTTGCTCAGAATGGAGAGATAATAAGCTTTTCCACAAGTCCGATTATTTGGGGTGAGATAGGAACAAATAGCCAACACTCGTTTTTCCAATGTCTTCATCAAGGTAGTGATATTGTTCCTGTGGAATTCATTGGTTTTCTTGAGAATCAAAGGGGAAAGGATATAGTTATAGCTGGATCTAGTTCTTCTCAAAAGCTTTTTGCTAATATGGTAGCTCAGTCTATAGCGTTAGCAAAAGGAAGGGGAGATACTAATCCGAATAAAAATTTTAGAGGAAATCGTCCCTCCTCTATTCTTGTGTCTGAGAGACTCACTCCCTACACTATGGGAGGACTTTTAGCCTTCTATGAACATAAAATAGTCTTTCAGGGCTTTTGCTGGGGAATTAACTCCTTCGACCAGGAAGGAGTTACCCTGGGGAAAGACCTGGCAAATCAGGTTCTGCAGATTATGCAAGGGCATGGCAAAGAAGGAACCCTTCTTGAAGCAGAAGTATTGTTAAGACTTTTTAATGATACTAAAAATAAAAGTGACCAGATCTAG
- a CDS encoding site-specific tyrosine recombinase XerD, protein MASAQFCDVILEQFVLFLSVDRGLCRNSISAYYQDITLFLKISAITSIKEISQDSVYLFVQQLHKRKEAESTLARRLIALKVFFRFLKEAKLLDHPPLIEHPKIWKRLPSVLTPKEVDALLSAPQQTRISPIISTRDTAILHTLYSTGIRVSELCGLCIGDVSDDFLRVTGKGSKTRLVPLGKLACKAIDIYLCSFRENFQKKNPKEPHLFLSVRGRKLERSCVWRRIHYYAKQVTHKRVSPHSLRHAFATHLLDNKADLRVIQEMLGHARIASTEIYTHVAADTLVENFLSYHPRNP, encoded by the coding sequence ATGGCCTCAGCCCAGTTTTGTGATGTTATTCTTGAACAATTTGTTCTTTTTCTCTCGGTAGATCGCGGTCTTTGCCGCAATTCTATTTCTGCATATTATCAGGACATTACCTTATTCTTAAAAATAAGTGCCATTACATCAATCAAAGAAATTTCCCAAGATAGCGTATATCTGTTTGTTCAGCAGCTACATAAACGTAAAGAAGCTGAGTCTACTTTAGCCCGTCGTTTGATTGCCTTAAAAGTATTTTTTCGATTTCTTAAAGAGGCAAAGCTTCTTGATCATCCTCCTCTTATTGAACATCCAAAAATTTGGAAACGTCTTCCTTCTGTTTTAACACCAAAAGAAGTTGATGCTCTTTTATCTGCTCCTCAACAAACCAGAATTTCTCCTATCATTTCTACTAGAGATACCGCAATTCTCCATACATTATATTCCACAGGTATTCGCGTATCTGAGCTCTGTGGTTTATGCATTGGTGACGTTAGTGATGATTTTCTACGTGTTACGGGAAAAGGTTCTAAAACACGACTTGTTCCCCTAGGAAAACTCGCCTGTAAAGCTATCGATATCTATCTATGTTCTTTTAGAGAGAACTTTCAAAAGAAAAACCCAAAAGAACCTCACCTATTTCTCTCTGTACGCGGGCGCAAATTAGAGCGATCCTGTGTGTGGAGAAGAATCCATTACTACGCAAAGCAAGTAACCCATAAACGCGTCTCACCACATTCCCTAAGACATGCTTTTGCCACACATCTATTAGACAATAAAGCAGACCTCCGAGTGATTCAAGAAATGCTCGGGCATGCTCGTATTGCTTCTACAGAAATCTATACTCATGTAGCTGCGGATACCCTAGTAGAAAACTTTCTTTCCTATCACCCAAGAAATCCCTAG
- a CDS encoding FAD-dependent oxidoreductase → MRIAVLGAGYAGLSVTWHLLLHSQGTATIDLFDPVPLGHGASGLSSGLLHGFTGKKASKPPLADLGITSTHGLITEASKALNIPIVLSRGIIRPAIDDQQAEIFMKRVEEFPNELEWWEKARCEMTVPGIVANLGALFIKNGVTINNNAYINGLWDACANLGTQFYDELIENIEDIEEFYDHIIVTPGANAHVLPELEKLPLSNVKGQLIEISWPEDLAMPQFSINAHKYMVANTENNTCILGATFEHNQTEPVTDETSAYNEIMPPILSLFPALKEAKILNYYAGTRSSSSTRLPLISRIKENLWFLGGLGSKGLLYHGLTGDMLAQAVLKQSTAYVAKEFLFTL, encoded by the coding sequence ATGCGTATAGCAGTTTTAGGAGCAGGTTATGCTGGGCTTTCTGTAACTTGGCATTTGCTACTACACTCTCAGGGAACAGCAACAATAGATCTTTTCGATCCCGTTCCTCTAGGTCATGGCGCATCAGGATTATCTTCAGGTCTCCTTCATGGTTTTACTGGGAAAAAAGCTAGTAAACCTCCACTTGCGGATTTAGGAATTACCTCTACTCACGGATTAATCACAGAAGCTAGCAAAGCATTGAATATTCCTATTGTTCTTTCTCGAGGAATAATCCGCCCAGCCATAGACGACCAACAGGCGGAAATTTTTATGAAACGCGTTGAAGAATTCCCTAATGAATTAGAATGGTGGGAAAAAGCACGTTGTGAAATGACAGTTCCGGGTATAGTTGCTAATCTTGGTGCTCTATTCATAAAGAACGGCGTAACTATAAATAATAACGCCTATATCAATGGTCTTTGGGATGCTTGTGCTAATCTTGGCACACAGTTTTATGACGAGCTTATAGAAAATATTGAAGATATTGAAGAGTTTTACGATCACATTATTGTAACTCCAGGAGCTAATGCTCATGTTCTCCCCGAATTAGAGAAACTTCCTCTATCTAATGTAAAAGGTCAGCTTATAGAAATTTCTTGGCCTGAAGACCTAGCAATGCCACAATTTAGCATCAATGCACATAAATATATGGTGGCAAACACAGAAAATAATACCTGCATTTTAGGAGCAACTTTCGAACACAATCAGACTGAACCTGTTACTGACGAAACTAGTGCTTATAATGAAATTATGCCTCCTATTCTTTCGTTATTTCCTGCTCTTAAAGAAGCAAAGATCCTCAACTATTATGCAGGAACGCGTTCGTCAAGTTCTACTCGCCTACCTTTAATTAGTAGAATAAAAGAAAACCTTTGGTTCCTAGGAGGCCTAGGATCCAAAGGTCTACTTTATCACGGTCTTACCGGAGATATGCTCGCTCAAGCTGTATTAAAACAATCTACAGCCTACGTAGCTAAAGAGTTTCTATTCACTCTTTAA
- the ltuA gene encoding protein LtuA (LtuA (late transcription unit A protein) is found exclusively in the genus Chlamydia.) — MFFIRVRSAGFLDIHGVLSTRKGEQVIKSGTGVWVGARGAVFYRIAF; from the coding sequence ATGTTTTTTATTCGTGTGCGTTCAGCAGGATTTTTAGATATTCACGGTGTTTTATCTACTCGTAAGGGAGAGCAGGTCATCAAATCTGGTACGGGGGTTTGGGTAGGAGCTCGAGGAGCCGTTTTCTACCGTATAGCCTTTTAA
- a CDS encoding malate dehydrogenase: MKLTRTVSVAVTGGTGQIAYSFLFALAHGDVFGNDCGIDLRVYDLPGLERVLSGVRMELDDCAYPLLQSLRVTTSLEDAFDGIDAAFLIGAVPRGPGMERSDLLKRNGEIFSLQGSVLNTSAKRDAKILVVGNPVNTNCWIAMNQAPKLNRRNFHSMLRLDQNRMHTMLAHRAEVPLDEVTHVVIWGNHSAKQVPDFTQALISGKPAVEVISDRDWLENIMLPSIQNRGSAVIEARGKSSAGSAARALAEAARSIFLPKDGEWFSTGVCSDYNPYGIPEDLIFGFPCRMLPSGDYEIVPGLSWDAFIKNKIQISLDEISQEKANVSLL, translated from the coding sequence ATGAAACTAACACGTACGGTTAGTGTTGCTGTGACGGGTGGAACAGGGCAAATCGCCTATAGTTTTTTATTTGCTCTAGCTCATGGTGATGTTTTTGGTAATGATTGTGGCATCGATCTACGTGTGTATGACCTCCCAGGCTTAGAAAGAGTGCTTTCCGGTGTGCGTATGGAACTCGATGATTGCGCTTATCCTCTTTTACAATCTCTACGTGTCACAACTTCTTTGGAAGATGCTTTTGATGGTATTGATGCGGCTTTTCTAATAGGAGCAGTACCCCGAGGTCCTGGAATGGAACGTTCGGATCTTTTAAAACGTAATGGAGAAATTTTTTCTCTTCAAGGTTCAGTGCTAAACACTTCTGCTAAACGAGATGCAAAGATTTTGGTCGTCGGCAATCCTGTAAATACCAATTGCTGGATCGCTATGAATCAGGCTCCAAAATTGAATAGAAGGAATTTTCATTCTATGCTTCGTTTGGACCAAAATCGTATGCATACGATGTTAGCACATCGTGCGGAAGTACCTTTGGATGAAGTGACTCATGTTGTTATTTGGGGGAATCATTCCGCAAAACAAGTTCCTGATTTCACTCAGGCATTGATTTCAGGCAAACCTGCTGTAGAGGTTATAAGCGATCGTGATTGGCTTGAAAACATCATGCTGCCCTCTATTCAAAATCGAGGAAGTGCTGTGATTGAAGCTCGTGGAAAGTCTTCCGCGGGATCTGCTGCTCGTGCTTTAGCTGAAGCTGCACGCTCTATTTTTCTTCCTAAAGATGGGGAGTGGTTCTCTACTGGAGTATGTTCTGATTATAATCCTTACGGTATTCCTGAAGATTTAATTTTTGGTTTCCCATGTCGTATGTTGCCCTCTGGGGATTACGAGATTGTTCCTGGATTATCTTGGGATGCCTTTATAAAAAATAAGATTCAAATATCCTTGGATGAAATTTCTCAGGAAAAAGCCAATGTCTCTTTGTTATAG
- a CDS encoding SycD/LcrH family type III secretion system chaperone, translating to MSYLVYLLEKIASSSKEDYPFPDDLESYLSGYFPNKDLPLDTYQKLFKISSEELERVYKEGYNAYLNREYQESSETFRWLVFFNPFVSKFWFSLGASLHMSQLYPQALHAYAVTALLRDKDPYPHYYAYVCYTLMDQHENASKALELAWERAKHHSAYQELKAEILDIKNHA from the coding sequence ATGTCATATTTAGTTTATTTATTAGAAAAGATAGCTTCATCGAGCAAAGAAGATTATCCCTTTCCGGATGATTTAGAAAGTTATTTGTCAGGATATTTTCCAAATAAAGATCTGCCGTTAGATACGTATCAAAAACTCTTTAAAATTTCCTCTGAAGAACTGGAACGTGTTTATAAAGAAGGTTATAACGCCTATCTGAATAGAGAATATCAAGAAAGTAGTGAAACTTTTCGCTGGTTAGTCTTTTTTAATCCTTTTGTATCTAAATTTTGGTTTTCTTTAGGAGCATCGCTGCATATGAGCCAGCTTTATCCTCAAGCTCTACATGCCTATGCTGTGACTGCATTATTACGCGATAAAGATCCCTATCCTCATTATTACGCCTACGTCTGTTATACCCTCATGGACCAACATGAAAATGCGAGTAAAGCTTTAGAACTTGCATGGGAAAGAGCAAAACATCATAGCGCTTATCAAGAACTGAAAGCAGAAATCTTGGATATAAAAAACCATGCATAA